A DNA window from Micromonospora sp. NBC_01739 contains the following coding sequences:
- a CDS encoding PadR family transcriptional regulator: protein MSTTHVLLGVLAAQGVSHGYELKREHDRRLFGVRPLAFGQLYTTLARMLRDGHIAEAAHERAGGPDRVAYRLTPQGRTELDGWLSQVMPPAVHISAELFVKVIVALLATPDEGTARSFLAAQRAAHLARMRELTAVKTGGQASVTELAAADYLLNHLDADLRWMATTMDRISQLRAEVRS from the coding sequence ATGTCGACCACGCATGTTCTGCTCGGGGTGCTTGCGGCGCAGGGGGTCAGCCACGGTTATGAGCTCAAGCGTGAGCATGACCGCAGGCTGTTCGGAGTCCGGCCGCTGGCCTTCGGGCAGCTCTACACCACACTGGCCCGGATGCTCCGCGACGGACACATCGCGGAAGCGGCGCACGAGCGGGCAGGCGGGCCGGATCGGGTGGCCTACCGGCTGACCCCGCAGGGCAGGACCGAACTCGACGGGTGGCTCAGCCAGGTGATGCCGCCGGCGGTGCACATCTCCGCCGAGCTGTTCGTGAAGGTCATCGTGGCGCTGCTCGCCACCCCGGACGAAGGCACCGCCCGGTCGTTCCTGGCCGCGCAGCGCGCCGCCCACCTGGCCCGGATGCGGGAGCTGACCGCGGTCAAGACCGGCGGACAGGCTTCGGTGACCGAGCTGGCCGCCGCCGACTACCTGCTCAACCACCTCGACGCCGACCTGCGCTGGATGGCCACCACGATGGACCGGATCAGCCAGCTCCGGGCGGAGGTACGGTCGTGA
- a CDS encoding ion transporter, protein MTRTVRGPLHRLAARCQALVGASWFNLASFAVVIVNAVALGLETYGVVVAIVGSALRAVEYVCLTLFVLELLVRLGAHAPTFGGFFRDRWNVFDLLIVAAPLLPGVRENVTLLRLLRLARIVRAFRLFPSLRVILVGIRRSLPGLASFLLVTALLLYGYAMLGWMLFGTAYPEEYGSVGQAMLTLFLLLSLDGITDTLQAGREVTGWAVLYYVSYMVAACYLLTNLLVGLVLTALQEAHQDEQVAAQRGDRPTGGHAEEEPSVREQLARVQAIIADLERRLPEQELIGTAAGRVEAAPAASAADAVDAGSAAEVGTLVLPKPPVQRRSRTRGRRRRR, encoded by the coding sequence ATGACGCGCACTGTCCGTGGTCCGTTGCACCGGCTAGCCGCCCGGTGCCAGGCCCTCGTCGGCGCCTCCTGGTTCAACCTGGCCAGCTTCGCCGTGGTCATCGTCAACGCGGTGGCCCTGGGCCTGGAGACCTACGGTGTCGTCGTAGCGATCGTGGGCAGCGCGTTGCGGGCGGTCGAGTACGTCTGTCTCACCCTGTTCGTGCTGGAACTGCTGGTGCGTCTCGGTGCCCACGCACCGACCTTCGGCGGGTTCTTCCGGGACCGGTGGAACGTCTTCGACCTGCTGATCGTGGCCGCTCCGCTGCTGCCCGGGGTGCGGGAGAACGTGACCCTGCTGCGGCTGTTGCGGCTGGCCCGCATCGTCCGGGCGTTCCGACTGTTCCCCAGCCTGCGGGTGATCCTGGTCGGCATCCGACGCAGCCTGCCCGGACTGGCCAGCTTCCTGCTGGTCACCGCCCTGCTGCTGTACGGGTACGCGATGCTGGGCTGGATGCTGTTCGGCACCGCCTACCCGGAGGAGTACGGCAGCGTCGGGCAGGCCATGCTCACCCTGTTCCTGCTGCTGTCGCTGGACGGCATCACGGACACCCTCCAGGCCGGCCGTGAGGTGACCGGCTGGGCGGTGCTGTACTACGTCTCCTACATGGTGGCCGCCTGCTACCTGCTGACCAATCTGCTGGTGGGTCTGGTGCTGACCGCTCTGCAGGAGGCGCACCAGGACGAGCAGGTCGCCGCCCAGCGGGGCGACCGCCCGACCGGTGGGCACGCCGAGGAGGAGCCGTCGGTCCGTGAGCAGTTGGCCCGGGTGCAGGCCATCATCGCCGACCTGGAACGGCGGCTGCCGGAGCAGGAACTCATCGGCACGGCCGCCGGTCGGGTGGAGGCCGCCCCGGCCGCCTCGGCCGCTGACGCCGTTGACGCCGGGTCGGCCGCCGAGGTCGGCACCCTCGTGCTGCCCAAGCCGCCGGTGCAGCGGCGGTCCCGGACCAGGGGACGCCGCCGGCGCCGGTGA
- a CDS encoding ABC transporter ATP-binding protein encodes MTEAILRAEHIEKWYGPTPALRDVSLQVDPGEIVAVTGPSGCGKSTLLHCLSGILRPERGRVWFQEREISADGEAERSRLRRTVFGVLFQFGQVVPKLTGIENVTLPLQLGGLRYREAARRAQDLLDRLAVGDLADKRPGEMSGGQQQRVALARALVTEPQVLFADEPTGALDSLAGEQVMVELVRLARQHGTTVLVVTHNAQVAAYADREITLRDGRVDSDGRFHGGGRVLAREEAR; translated from the coding sequence GTGACCGAGGCCATCCTGCGGGCGGAGCACATCGAGAAGTGGTACGGGCCGACCCCCGCCCTGCGGGACGTGTCGTTGCAGGTGGACCCGGGTGAGATCGTCGCGGTCACCGGCCCCAGCGGCTGCGGCAAGTCGACCCTGCTGCACTGCCTGTCCGGCATCCTGCGCCCCGAACGGGGCAGGGTGTGGTTCCAGGAGCGGGAGATCAGCGCCGATGGTGAGGCGGAGCGCTCCCGGTTGCGTCGTACCGTCTTCGGGGTGTTGTTCCAGTTCGGCCAGGTCGTGCCGAAGCTGACCGGGATCGAGAACGTGACCCTGCCGCTGCAACTCGGCGGCCTGCGCTACCGGGAGGCGGCCCGGCGGGCCCAGGACCTGCTCGACCGGCTGGCCGTCGGCGACCTGGCCGACAAACGCCCCGGTGAGATGTCCGGCGGCCAGCAGCAGCGGGTGGCCCTGGCCCGCGCCCTGGTCACCGAACCTCAGGTGCTCTTCGCGGACGAACCGACCGGGGCCCTGGACAGCCTGGCCGGTGAACAGGTCATGGTGGAGTTGGTCCGGCTGGCCCGCCAGCACGGCACCACCGTGCTGGTGGTGACCCACAACGCGCAGGTGGCCGCGTACGCCGATCGGGAGATCACCCTGCGCGACGGCCGGGTCGACAGCGACGGCCGCTTCCACGGCGGCGGTCGGGTTCTGGCCCGGGAGGAGGCGCGGTGA
- a CDS encoding ATP-binding cassette domain-containing protein encodes MTTVDPLTLDTPTHRAAADLAAVDEAWRRLAAAAAERPERPDDDAARTLAAHYDLPQPAPGLGLVAALRAAGLHWTEVRLDGRWYRHGAAPLIVFPVEGPAVALLPARRGYRTPEGRPVTATVAAQYEQTAWQVYPPLSPNQPVTARGLLRFAAHGAGPDLGFLLSAGLLAALIGGVLPFLSAWIIIGVAGGSVGGQLLWSLAALIAGFVVSNALLLSARNAALVRLQGRLQLRLEPAVWSHLLSRDVRALEEMGTSDLVQRANSVTEMRKALSDSVAAGVLGSAFGLVSLAALIVVDPLVGGCVLGATVVLMAVASYAAIRQQRHELANREAFAAVAGFLHTALLAIEKIQVAAREERVFAGWAQRYARQRRTDAETLRWQARVAACAAALQPTLLATLGIVVTLRQDVALGTFVAASIAVGQFAASVGMLQGGVISAFSLVAAYRRLAPVLAAAPDVAPEAADPGRLQGRVQLHEVTFTYPGTGRPVLDRVSITAEPGEFVAVVGPSGAGKSTLIRLLLGLVPPSSGAVRYDGRDLSELDVRAVRAQLGVVLQQARAVRGSIRDNVAAGTEDLTDEGVWQALRLAGLAEEVRAMPMGLHTMVSEDNKAFSGGQIQRLMLARALAKQPPVLVLDEATSALDNITQRTVTDRIAELNVTRIVVAHRLSTIRAAHRIYVLDNGRIAAEGTFDDLVATAPLFARLVARQEVT; translated from the coding sequence ATGACCACCGTCGACCCCCTCACCCTGGACACCCCGACGCACCGGGCCGCCGCGGATCTCGCTGCGGTCGACGAGGCCTGGCGGCGGCTCGCCGCTGCCGCCGCCGAGCGGCCCGAACGACCGGACGACGACGCCGCGCGGACCCTGGCCGCCCACTACGACCTGCCGCAGCCCGCCCCGGGCCTGGGCCTGGTCGCCGCGCTGCGGGCCGCCGGACTGCACTGGACCGAGGTACGCCTAGACGGCCGCTGGTACCGCCACGGTGCCGCCCCGTTGATCGTCTTCCCAGTCGAGGGGCCGGCCGTGGCGCTGCTGCCGGCCCGGCGCGGCTACCGCACCCCTGAGGGGCGCCCGGTCACCGCGACCGTCGCGGCGCAGTACGAGCAGACCGCCTGGCAGGTCTATCCCCCGTTGTCCCCGAACCAGCCGGTCACCGCCCGAGGGCTGCTGCGGTTCGCCGCCCACGGTGCCGGCCCCGACCTGGGTTTCCTGCTGTCGGCCGGGCTGCTCGCCGCCCTGATCGGTGGTGTCCTGCCGTTCCTGTCCGCCTGGATCATCATCGGGGTGGCCGGGGGCAGCGTCGGCGGTCAACTGCTGTGGAGCCTGGCCGCCCTGATCGCCGGCTTCGTGGTGTCCAACGCCCTGCTGCTGTCGGCCCGTAACGCCGCCCTGGTCCGGCTCCAGGGTCGACTGCAACTGCGCCTGGAACCGGCGGTCTGGTCGCATCTGCTCAGCCGGGACGTCCGGGCGCTGGAGGAGATGGGCACCAGCGACCTGGTCCAGCGGGCCAACTCGGTCACCGAGATGCGCAAGGCCCTGTCCGACAGCGTCGCCGCCGGGGTGCTCGGCAGCGCCTTCGGCCTGGTCAGCCTGGCCGCCCTGATCGTCGTGGACCCACTGGTCGGTGGGTGCGTGCTCGGCGCCACCGTTGTGCTGATGGCGGTGGCGAGCTACGCCGCCATCCGTCAGCAACGCCACGAGCTGGCCAACCGGGAGGCCTTCGCGGCCGTGGCCGGCTTCCTGCACACCGCCCTGCTGGCGATCGAGAAGATCCAGGTGGCGGCGCGTGAGGAGCGGGTCTTCGCCGGCTGGGCGCAACGGTATGCCCGGCAGCGCCGCACGGACGCGGAGACCCTGCGGTGGCAGGCCCGGGTGGCGGCCTGCGCGGCGGCCCTGCAACCTACCCTGCTGGCCACCCTCGGCATCGTGGTGACCCTGCGGCAGGATGTCGCCCTCGGCACCTTCGTCGCGGCCAGCATCGCGGTGGGGCAGTTCGCCGCCTCGGTGGGGATGCTCCAGGGGGGCGTGATCTCGGCCTTCTCGCTGGTCGCCGCGTACCGTCGGCTGGCACCGGTGCTGGCGGCGGCCCCGGACGTGGCACCGGAGGCCGCCGACCCCGGCCGGTTGCAGGGCCGGGTGCAGTTGCACGAGGTCACCTTCACCTACCCCGGCACCGGCCGACCCGTCCTGGACCGGGTCAGCATCACCGCCGAGCCGGGCGAGTTCGTCGCCGTCGTCGGCCCCTCCGGCGCCGGCAAGTCCACCCTGATCCGCCTGCTGCTGGGTCTGGTACCCCCCAGCTCCGGTGCGGTCCGCTACGACGGCCGGGACCTGTCCGAGTTGGACGTACGGGCGGTCCGGGCCCAGCTGGGGGTGGTGCTCCAGCAGGCCCGGGCGGTCCGCGGCTCGATCCGCGACAACGTGGCCGCCGGCACCGAGGACCTCACCGACGAGGGGGTGTGGCAGGCCCTGCGGCTGGCCGGTCTGGCCGAGGAGGTCCGGGCCATGCCGATGGGGCTGCACACCATGGTCAGCGAGGACAACAAGGCCTTCTCCGGCGGCCAGATCCAGCGGCTGATGCTGGCTCGCGCCCTGGCCAAGCAGCCACCGGTGCTGGTGCTCGATGAAGCCACCAGCGCCTTGGACAACATCACCCAGCGTACGGTGACCGACCGCATCGCCGAACTCAACGTCACCCGGATCGTCGTCGCACACCGACTCAGCACCATCCGAGCCGCCCACCGCATCTACGTGCTCGACAACGGACGGATCGCGGCCGAGGGCACCTTCGACGATCTGGTCGCCACCGCACCGCTGTTCGCACGACTCGTCGCCAGGCAGGAGGTCACCTGA
- a CDS encoding cytochrome P450 gives MSGLPATGRALLLDPSTRDDPSRYGRLLAEAPVLRTGGLWLVSGYQQVSRLAGDPRLVIDPRAGDPPLPLTQSEQLELIFGRMLSFRDGAPHRRLRQLVSGAFSARRTGGLEETVRALVADLISQATAGGPEFDLVPAVAERLPVLTTCRLLDLPADSWAQVDRWARTLTGQLFRFGQSAEELAEVHRQVDQLLRFIEELAVARRNRTGDLVAELFGAASGTDARLSPEEFVSFVVLLFINGLETATAAISICVAQLLDRPELAAGLRRDPDHALEVVDECLRLHSPVWLAARRAVAPIEVEGQVIEANDPVFLLWAVANRDPAVFAHPDRFRPGRPGRHLAFGRGPHHCLGAAMARIQAAEVLRHLAAYEGLRAGPGPARRRHTPALQTYDSLPVTVTPAGEPLPIRAEARHHATNR, from the coding sequence ATGTCCGGCCTGCCCGCCACGGGTCGCGCGTTGCTGCTCGACCCGTCCACCCGAGACGACCCGAGCCGGTACGGGCGACTGCTCGCCGAGGCGCCGGTGCTGCGTACCGGCGGGTTGTGGCTGGTGTCGGGCTACCAGCAGGTGTCGAGACTGGCCGGGGACCCCCGACTGGTGATCGACCCACGGGCCGGAGACCCGCCGTTGCCCCTGACCCAGTCCGAACAACTGGAACTGATCTTCGGACGGATGCTGAGCTTCCGCGACGGTGCCCCCCACCGCCGCCTGCGGCAGCTCGTGTCCGGGGCGTTCAGCGCCCGCCGCACCGGCGGCCTGGAGGAGACCGTACGCGCCCTGGTCGCCGACCTGATCTCGCAGGCGACGGCCGGCGGTCCGGAGTTCGACCTGGTGCCGGCGGTCGCCGAGCGGCTGCCGGTGCTCACCACCTGCCGACTGCTGGACCTACCGGCCGACAGTTGGGCCCAGGTCGACCGGTGGGCCCGCACCCTCACCGGTCAACTCTTCCGCTTCGGTCAGAGCGCCGAGGAGTTGGCCGAGGTGCACCGGCAGGTCGACCAGCTGCTGCGGTTCATCGAGGAGCTGGCCGTGGCCCGCCGCAACCGCACCGGGGACCTGGTTGCCGAGCTGTTCGGGGCCGCCAGCGGTACGGATGCCCGGCTCAGCCCGGAGGAGTTCGTCTCGTTCGTGGTGCTGCTGTTCATCAACGGCCTGGAAACCGCCACCGCGGCCATCTCGATCTGTGTGGCGCAACTGCTGGACCGACCAGAGCTGGCCGCCGGGCTGCGCCGGGACCCCGATCACGCCCTGGAAGTGGTGGACGAGTGCCTGCGGCTGCACAGCCCGGTCTGGTTGGCCGCCCGCCGGGCGGTAGCGCCGATCGAGGTGGAGGGTCAGGTGATCGAGGCCAACGATCCGGTGTTCCTGCTCTGGGCGGTGGCCAACCGGGACCCGGCGGTCTTCGCGCACCCGGACCGGTTCCGACCCGGTCGGCCCGGTCGACACCTGGCCTTCGGGCGCGGACCTCACCACTGCCTGGGGGCGGCCATGGCCCGTATCCAGGCCGCCGAGGTGCTGCGACACCTGGCCGCGTACGAGGGTCTGCGGGCCGGGCCCGGCCCGGCCCGACGCCGGCACACCCCCGCCCTGCAGACGTACGACTCACTGCCGGTGACGGTGACCCCGGCCGGTGAACCCCTGCCGATCCGAGCGGAGGCGAGGCACCATGCCACGAACCGGTGA
- a CDS encoding peptidase domain-containing ABC transporter, with translation MVVLADNQTTAPRAEEPQPQPRRQRAVRTVETPQMEDADCGAACLSIILNHHGRRVPLAELRDRCGVGRDGMTASGFGRAAAGYGLKVTGRWIDTSDLDMASRLPVPAVVLLDGRHYAVLEGVRRGRAWINDPAVGRLPLTPAEFATRANGPVLIASRTPEFEPGGDRWPFARAVAQRIRPYAPMILAGALLGAVAAVPTLLASMSMRAVLNRVLIIGDLAWRPALLAILVGGALLAALAGWAQQRLFATALAVMATRFSSRYLTALLRLPGEFFHRRHLSGLVNRTQMNDGLAIALSERVVLPAAAAVTVAGYGLFIGYLAPRLLVVMSLAMAAQIVLLNLVRRRAGPHQQRLLFEQLRRDSTAHSGLKMIEAVKADGAERWLFASWARSAGRTMDAANALASATLGVMALSAAVGPAALAGLALVGAHDVAGGRIDLGTLLTAQLVGGAMLAPLGLLVGLGSEIQVTRVHVSVIDDALAATPHPARATVLEPNAAPEPEQPSRLSGRIEFDRVSFGYDRHRPPLVRDISFTAEPGQWVALVGVSGSGKSTLARLAVGAAQPWEGAVLLDGRPRETYSRRTLAASIGYVEQQLRLFEGNLRDNLTLWDPTLPEERLRAALIDAGIDRLVEQRGGLDSGAVSEHARNLSGGEQQRLELARALAADPPLLVLDEATSALDASTEFAVLQALRQRGVTCMFIAHRISTVRDADLILVLDRGEIVQRGTHSELIEADGVYRRLATDGRTK, from the coding sequence ATGGTCGTTCTGGCCGACAACCAGACCACCGCCCCCCGGGCGGAGGAACCCCAGCCCCAGCCACGTCGGCAGCGGGCGGTACGCACCGTCGAGACCCCCCAGATGGAGGACGCCGACTGCGGCGCGGCCTGCCTGAGCATCATCCTCAACCACCACGGTCGACGGGTGCCGTTGGCCGAGCTGCGGGACCGCTGCGGGGTGGGTCGGGACGGGATGACCGCCTCCGGGTTCGGTCGGGCCGCCGCCGGGTACGGGCTGAAGGTCACCGGCCGGTGGATCGACACCTCCGACCTGGACATGGCCTCCCGGCTGCCGGTGCCGGCGGTGGTGCTGCTCGACGGCCGGCACTACGCGGTGCTGGAGGGTGTCCGGCGGGGCCGGGCCTGGATCAACGACCCGGCGGTGGGCCGCCTGCCGTTGACCCCGGCCGAGTTCGCCACCCGGGCCAACGGCCCGGTGCTGATCGCCAGCCGGACCCCGGAGTTCGAGCCGGGGGGTGACCGCTGGCCCTTCGCCCGCGCGGTGGCCCAGCGGATCCGACCGTACGCACCGATGATCCTCGCCGGGGCCCTGCTCGGCGCCGTCGCCGCGGTGCCGACCCTGCTGGCCTCGATGTCCATGCGGGCCGTGCTCAACCGGGTGCTGATCATCGGCGACCTGGCCTGGCGCCCGGCGCTGCTGGCCATCCTGGTCGGTGGCGCGCTGCTGGCGGCCCTGGCCGGGTGGGCCCAGCAGCGCCTCTTCGCCACCGCCCTGGCGGTGATGGCCACCCGGTTCTCCAGCCGCTACCTGACCGCCCTGCTGCGGCTGCCCGGGGAGTTCTTCCACCGTCGGCACCTCAGCGGCCTGGTGAACCGGACCCAGATGAACGACGGCCTGGCCATCGCGCTGTCCGAGCGGGTCGTGCTGCCCGCCGCGGCGGCCGTGACCGTGGCCGGATACGGGCTGTTCATCGGCTACCTGGCCCCCCGGTTGCTGGTGGTGATGTCGCTGGCGATGGCGGCGCAGATCGTGCTGCTGAACCTGGTACGACGGCGGGCCGGTCCGCACCAGCAACGGCTGCTGTTCGAGCAGCTACGGCGGGACAGCACCGCCCACAGCGGACTGAAGATGATCGAGGCGGTCAAGGCCGACGGCGCCGAGCGGTGGCTGTTCGCCTCCTGGGCCCGATCGGCCGGCCGGACCATGGACGCCGCCAACGCGCTGGCCTCGGCCACCCTGGGGGTGATGGCGCTCAGTGCGGCGGTCGGCCCGGCCGCCCTGGCCGGACTGGCCCTGGTCGGCGCGCACGACGTCGCCGGCGGCCGGATCGACCTCGGTACCCTGCTCACCGCCCAACTGGTGGGTGGGGCGATGCTCGCTCCCCTGGGGCTGCTGGTCGGGTTGGGCTCGGAGATCCAGGTGACCCGGGTGCACGTCTCCGTGATCGACGACGCCCTGGCGGCCACCCCGCATCCGGCCCGCGCCACCGTGCTGGAGCCGAACGCCGCCCCGGAACCGGAGCAGCCCTCCCGGCTGTCCGGGCGCATCGAGTTCGACCGGGTCAGCTTCGGCTACGACCGGCACCGTCCGCCCCTGGTCCGGGACATCTCCTTCACGGCCGAACCCGGTCAGTGGGTGGCCCTGGTCGGGGTCAGCGGCAGCGGCAAGTCCACCCTGGCCAGGCTGGCCGTCGGGGCGGCGCAGCCGTGGGAGGGGGCGGTGCTGCTCGACGGGCGGCCCCGGGAGACCTACTCCCGCCGTACCCTGGCCGCCTCGATCGGCTACGTGGAGCAACAGCTGCGACTCTTCGAGGGCAACCTGCGCGACAACCTGACCCTGTGGGATCCGACCCTGCCGGAGGAGCGGCTGCGCGCCGCCCTGATCGACGCCGGCATCGACCGGTTGGTCGAGCAGCGGGGCGGCCTGGACAGCGGGGCGGTCAGCGAACACGCCCGCAACCTGTCCGGCGGGGAGCAGCAGCGGCTGGAGCTGGCCCGGGCCCTGGCGGCCGACCCGCCCCTGCTGGTGCTCGACGAGGCGACCAGCGCCCTGGACGCGAGTACGGAGTTCGCGGTCCTACAGGCCCTTCGCCAGCGCGGGGTGACCTGCATGTTCATCGCCCACCGGATCTCCACCGTGCGGGACGCCGACCTGATCCTGGTGCTGGACCGGGGCGAGATCGTGCAGCGCGGCACCCACTCCGAGCTGATCGAAGCCGACGGTGTCTACCGGCGGCTGGCCACCGATGGGCGGACGAAATGA
- a CDS encoding ABC transporter permease → MRSASLFRLAFVGTRTDRARVPVTAAGAAIAVLVLLCCATVLAIDPAVGRYHNRMLTQPSLLLNVAVAMLLCSIPILFLVAQCARLGAPARNRRLAALRMAGATPRQITWVAAVETGLAAMIGSVVGVVGYLTGRVLLDRPNPEGVRPLPTDVLPSTTVIVAVALGVPLLTTLLTVVLLRRVAITPFGVLRQSRQQPVRAWPTLLLGLGLASLVSISAVMRSEYVR, encoded by the coding sequence GTGAGATCGGCCAGCCTGTTCCGCCTGGCTTTCGTCGGTACCCGCACGGACCGGGCTCGGGTGCCGGTCACCGCGGCCGGTGCGGCGATCGCGGTGCTGGTGCTGCTCTGCTGCGCCACCGTGCTGGCCATCGATCCGGCCGTCGGGCGGTACCACAACCGGATGCTCACCCAGCCGAGCCTCCTGCTCAATGTCGCCGTGGCGATGCTGCTGTGCAGCATCCCGATCCTGTTCCTGGTGGCACAGTGCGCCCGACTCGGGGCGCCCGCCCGCAACCGCCGACTGGCGGCCCTGCGGATGGCCGGCGCCACCCCTAGGCAGATCACCTGGGTCGCCGCCGTGGAGACCGGGCTGGCGGCGATGATCGGCTCGGTGGTCGGCGTGGTCGGGTACCTCACCGGGCGGGTGCTGCTCGACCGCCCGAACCCCGAGGGGGTACGACCACTGCCGACGGACGTGCTGCCGTCGACCACGGTGATCGTCGCCGTAGCGCTCGGGGTGCCGTTGCTGACCACCCTGCTCACCGTCGTCCTGCTGCGTCGGGTGGCCATCACCCCCTTCGGGGTGCTGCGGCAGAGCCGACAACAGCCGGTACGGGCCTGGCCTACCCTGCTGCTGGGGCTCGGCCTGGCCAGCCTGGTGTCGATCAGTGCGGTGATGCGCAGCGAGTACGTCCGGTAG
- a CDS encoding biotin/lipoyl-containing protein, with protein MPRTGELDDVVRLTTRRSWALLTAVLLALGVGGTWAVVARIESTVSLEGILLAGRGPALVTAPVTATVASVEAVPGRPVAAGQVLLTLRGEDETIEVTSPVAGILSTLTVRPGASVKGGATLGAVDRAEQRLSALLLLDAGQPAAIPAGTPVRGAGLTGTVTQVEAYPLSTTDLADRYGIPRLPGYPDERLVRPVLVDLGVSAWPGATLTPVRMDLIVGTDRPLDVLLGGGQ; from the coding sequence ATGCCACGAACCGGTGAACTGGACGACGTCGTACGCCTGACCACCCGGCGTAGCTGGGCCCTGCTGACGGCCGTACTCCTGGCCCTCGGTGTCGGCGGGACCTGGGCCGTGGTGGCCCGGATCGAGTCGACGGTGTCCCTGGAGGGCATCCTGCTGGCCGGGCGCGGCCCGGCCCTGGTCACCGCCCCGGTCACGGCCACGGTCGCCTCGGTCGAGGCGGTCCCCGGCCGACCGGTGGCGGCCGGACAGGTGCTGCTGACCCTGCGTGGCGAGGACGAGACCATCGAGGTGACCAGCCCGGTAGCCGGAATCCTGAGCACCCTGACCGTCCGGCCCGGCGCCTCGGTCAAGGGCGGGGCCACCCTCGGCGCCGTCGACCGGGCCGAGCAACGACTCTCCGCCCTGCTGCTGCTGGACGCCGGTCAACCGGCCGCCATCCCGGCCGGGACTCCGGTGCGCGGCGCCGGGTTGACCGGCACGGTCACCCAGGTCGAGGCGTACCCGCTGAGCACGACCGACCTGGCCGACCGGTACGGGATTCCTCGGCTGCCCGGGTATCCCGACGAGCGGCTGGTCCGGCCGGTCCTGGTCGACCTGGGGGTGTCCGCCTGGCCGGGCGCCACCCTGACCCCCGTCCGCATGGACCTCATCGTCGGCACCGACCGGCCCCTGGACGTCCTGCTCGGAGGTGGTCAGTGA